GATAGGTGCTCACCTCTGTGAGAGGTGAGCACCTACTTCTGAGGCTCAGCCACTGCCATTAGCCAAAAAAACAGATCCAGGGCAAGGCCATGGGGAGGAAGAGTAAGTTCCAGGAGCTTCTAGGGTCACACTGTTGTACCTAGGCCAACATCAGAACTGACTTTCTATTCCAAGAAGTTACCCCGGGGTGTTCAGTGAGCACTATGCTGACCTCTAGACCACTTCAAGACTGTTACTAATATATACAGCAATCCCAGCCTCTAAGTAGAATAGGCCCCCATGACCGTATCTGCCTCAAGTGAGCCCTTCCAGATGGCCAGATAAAAGGCTGAGCCCCTGATCTCTTATCTCTATTTCTGAACTCTTGGGTCCTCAGACCCTGGCCATATGTGCCCATTACACTTTTTTGTGCATCAGCCACCCATTGGGGCAAGTGGGTGGAAGGGTGGTGTGCCTTTTGACAAACTAAGATACGACAAGATAAAAACCCCCGTTTGAGTTTCTCACAGTCTTTATTTCTTTACACATATAAGCCCTAAGGCCCTACCATACCTCTGCTAGAGTCATAATCCAGAGGACAGGGCCTCCAGCTGTCAGCTGCACTCTGGCCTCTTTCCCAACCTCTTCCCTCTTCCCCCACCATGATCAAAAACTCCTAAAGGGGAGCAGTCAAAAATTAAATCATGATCCTCACGGTGGTTAGAGTGATGGGCATGCACGCACACgcacgcacgtgcacacacacacactagattTGGTTCCCCACATGACTCTTTCTGTCCCAACTCCCCAGAAACTGGGGCACATGGTCCCTAGAGACTCAAagagggaaaacacacacacacacaaaaactaacaaagTCAAGGGAGGTACACACAAAAATACAATCAGTCAGAGTCACAGTCATAGAGAGATGCCATCTTAGACCAGTAAAAAGAGCCCTGAAATGTGTTTATGTGCTACCATTTCTTCTCAAATTCATTCTCACTCCCTGCCATGAGAGATCACTGCAATACTCCAACCTGCTGTCTTGAGAGTAACGTGTCCCTAAATTACCACTAGATATCAGTTGAGCGAACTCCCACCCCGTTGCCTCTGACATCCGGCCCTAGAAAGCAAGAAACCAGGGCCCAAGGGGCTTCAGAGGCAGCTCTGCCAGGGTGCCTTCTTTCTGGAACTTCCTAGGAATGAAGATTTCCTACACAAAGTACCCAATAAACTGACTCACAAGGCAACCATCTCCCTAGAAAGCTCTCCAAACCAACGGGTTCCACATAACCTATAGCCAACTGGTTACTCGGTTTCAGGACTCAAAGCCCCACCTCTCCTCCAACGCTGCCAGGGCAAAATACCAAGTACCAGTCTGTGAGCAATGGATCTCACCTTCATTCATGTCAGGAAACCacaaaaagtatttgaaaaaggAAGCAAAGGGACGGGACGCAGGAGGGGACTTCCTGCCCCACTATACCCAGCGCTGCTCTTCAAACCATTCAAGGGGCCTTTTCCCGGAGATACCAAAGTACTGAACAGTGGCACAGCAGGGCAGGGGGACCAACTTAGAGATCATCGACTCAGAGAAGACAGGCTAGGGACAAGAAGTCCATCTACCCAACCTATAACCCAATATCGGGGATGCTTCAGTAGAATCCCCGCGCGAACTGAGGGATGCACAAGGGCCACCCACCTCCTACCTCCGCCCGGCCTCAGGGGaccatccccacccccactgcaCACTCCCGCCTCACGTACTCGGCCCCCAGTCGCTCCCACATCCCCAGTCTCTCCAGTGCTTCGGCCACCCCCCGCAAAATCCATCTTCCTACCCCTGAGCCCGCACCTCCCAGACGGCGGCTCCCGCTGCCCCGTTCCGCCTCCTTCACCGCGGCTCCCGCCCCCGCTCCGCCCCGCCTCTCAGCTCCCGGCTCTCGGCTCCGTAACTGCTCTGCTTCACTCCCGCTCCCCGGCGCGGCCCCTCACCCGGGTGGAGCCGATGTCCATCATCACCTCCTCGAAGGCCGCCGTCTCCTCGGCCTGACGCTGCTTCTGCAGCGCGATCTTCTCACTAAACTTACGCGGATTGGAAGCCGAGGCCGTAGCCGAGCCGGGCCCGTTCGCTCCCGATGTCGCCATCTTCCTCCCCTGTCCCACCCCGCCACCCTCCCAGTACAAGCCACGGCCTCCGCCGCCGGCTCCGGCCCGGCTCCTCCAGCCGtagccgccgccaccgccgcctcAGCGAGCACCGCGAACCGGCCCCAGCCTAGCCCTGACCTGTTGTGCGCGGAGGCCGCCGGGAACTGTAGTTTGTTTACTTGACTTCTTCACCTCCCTAGTCACGCAACACGGAAAGGAAATGGACACCATTTCCCAGCAGCCCCGTTGACTCCGGGAACTGGGCACTTTGCTCCTCCCACTCGGCTACTCCCTGCGCGGGGCAAGCTGGGAAGAGTAGTTCTGAATTGGTCCCAAGATTACGAATCCGCAGGGCAGAGGAATtaaggagagggaagggaagaggtGGAGACAAAGCGGGAAGAAGAAAAGGGCGAAGGAGTAAAGATTTGGTCATCTTCAGGGAAGGGAACCAGAGAGGCCTGAATAAAAACAGACCAATGATCTTCAAACAACTGTAAACATTTGGGATTCAGGTCCCCTCAAGCATGCCCACCCCTTTCCCAAGACAAATGTATCAGATACGGTACAGATTTATAGAAACATCTTTTATTTGGATAACACATCCCAAAACAGGTCAGTTAGTAAAATAGATTCTAGAGAATATGGCCTTTATGCACAGCTTTCTCTCCCCAAAAATAACTCCAGGGGTGAGATTCCCCCTGCCCCCTTAGGCTCCTCTGATATAAAAAAGTTTTGGCAGCTCAGTGTTTATCATCTGGCCATGGGGACTACGTCCACGTCCTGTATCCCTACGGTGCAGCAGCAGTAGGAGGCTCTGCCAACCCTCCCCACCTCCAAACTGAGCCAACAAACATTTCTGCCCCACCCTAGAATCCAGGACTAAAATCAAGAGAAAGCAGGTCCCCTTCACTGAGGTGCTGGGCAGGGCTCAGTGCCATAACTGTGCTTTGAGAAACAGGGAGGGTATTTATTTGGCACTTTGAAAATAGGGGAGTGAACAGGAATGGAGAGGCCAGAGAAGGTACCAAAAGTGGCTGAAAGAGGCCATTTTGGCACTAGCCCCCTGGGAAAAGGGAAGAGGGAGACATAAGAGTAGGAGTTAAGAAAAATAGGAGGGTCAACTCCAAGTGGCAGAGTGCTGAAATGTGCTAGAACCAAGTGGACTGCTAACTCTGGGACTATGCCCTATCCATACCTCTACCCCATAGTAGTTGGGTGCCCACCCCCAGCCTCTTCAGTGTCAGTTTGCCTTTGTGTGTAGTGTCTAGCCCCTAATCTCAACAGTCAGTGTCTTCCCTAATTCTAAATTCTCTTATAGTCATCTCTTGTCCCTTGGGCCTGGGGCCAGGCTGTTGTCTGCCTACTTCCCTCTCATTGATTATATAGCCCCCAAAGGTTCTATCCCTAGCTCCTGGAGAACTCTTTGGTCCTCAGTGCCTCCCTTCCCCATTCCTGCCTATTATATATACACTTGGGCAGGGtgtgagggaggcagggagagagagcAGGGGCCCCTGCTACCTAACCTCCCCTGCCCCTTTCTGGAGCCCCCTAGACTTGGATGAAGAGCAGGCCGGTGAGCAAGGCAAAGCCTGCTAGAAGCAGAATGACCTTGAGGATCCTCTGCTCAGAAGTGGCTAGCTCCTGTGGCAGGATCTCCAGAAAGGTGATATAGAGGAAGGTGCCAGCTGCCATGCCCTCGAGCACAGACTGGGCCAGCTGGTGAAGTGGCCCGGCCGACTCTGCCAGAGCTGCACCCAGCCCGATGCCCAGGGGTGTCATACATGAGAAGAGGATTCCACAGCCAGCCACCACCTGTGCCCGCAGGTGGCTTTGCAGCAGCCGCAGGGATAGGCTGACCGCCAGGATACCCTTGTGGAGCAGTAGAGCCAAGCACAGCTCCATGGCCCGAGCCCGGTCTCGCTGTAGCCCCACTGCGAGCCCCTCGAACACCGAGTGCAGGGCTAAGGAGAAGACCAGGACACAGGCACGGAGGGCTGAGGGTGCTGCTGAGACTCCACTTGCCTGTGGGACCCCTGGCCCATCATGCCAGTGCTGTGGCCCACCATTCACTCTTCCCAGCAGAGCTCTCGTCTCCTCCCGAGGTGGGGGACCCGACTGCTCCTTGTAAGCCAGTGTGATCTGCTCCATCACCAGGACCAGGAAGAAGCCCATGGCCAGGATGAACTCCTGCAGGGGGAACTGGAGCTGTGGGCAGAGGAGGCAGCAAGGAGCTCAGGAGACAGGCCAAGAATGTGTAGGGGAAGTAAGCTGCAGAATCTGGTAGAAGCCCAGTTGCACTGACCTGGGATCCTACACAAACACAG
This DNA window, taken from Elephas maximus indicus isolate mEleMax1 chromosome 3, mEleMax1 primary haplotype, whole genome shotgun sequence, encodes the following:
- the SLC39A1 gene encoding zinc transporter ZIP1; this translates as MGPWGEPELLVWRPEAVASEPPVPVGLEVKLGALVLLLVLTLVCSLVPICVLRRPGANHEASTSRQKALSLVSCFAGGVFLATCLLDLLPDYLAAINEALGALHVTLQFPLQEFILAMGFFLVLVMEQITLAYKEQSGPPPREETRALLGRVNGGPQHWHDGPGVPQASGVSAAPSALRACVLVFSLALHSVFEGLAVGLQRDRARAMELCLALLLHKGILAVSLSLRLLQSHLRAQVVAGCGILFSCMTPLGIGLGAALAESAGPLHQLAQSVLEGMAAGTFLYITFLEILPQELATSEQRILKVILLLAGFALLTGLLFIQV